A single window of Gammaproteobacteria bacterium DNA harbors:
- the leuB gene encoding 3-isopropylmalate dehydrogenase — protein MTKKIAILAGDGIGPEIMVEALKVLTVLNNEFALNVETEKALVGGAAYDAEKHPLPESTLKTCRAADAILLGAVGGPRYDNLPRELRPERGLLGLRSTFGLFANLRPAILYPQLAAASSLKTELVAGLDLMIVRELTGGIYFGQPRGLGLNADKQREGFNTMRYSEPEIERIARATFEIAMKRNKRVCSVDKANVLEVSELWREVVTRVAQEYPAVSLSHMYVDNAAMQLVARPKQFDVMVTSNLFGDILSDIAAMLTGSIGMLPSASLNEDAKGMYEPVHGSAPDIAGKGVANPIATILSLAMLLRYTFNEAALADRIEQAVAKVLDAGLRCADIATAGTRVVSTAEMGDAITQALRA, from the coding sequence ATGACAAAAAAAATCGCAATTTTAGCGGGTGATGGCATAGGTCCGGAAATCATGGTCGAAGCATTAAAAGTATTAACGGTGTTGAATAACGAATTCGCTCTGAATGTTGAAACGGAAAAGGCCTTAGTCGGTGGCGCGGCTTACGATGCAGAAAAACATCCATTGCCAGAAAGCACTTTAAAAACATGTCGCGCTGCGGATGCTATTTTGTTGGGCGCAGTCGGTGGTCCGCGTTACGACAACTTACCGCGTGAATTACGGCCTGAGCGTGGTTTATTAGGATTGCGCTCAACTTTTGGTTTGTTTGCAAATTTGCGTCCCGCTATTTTGTATCCGCAGCTAGCCGCAGCTTCTAGTTTAAAAACAGAATTGGTTGCAGGTTTAGATCTTATGATTGTTCGCGAATTAACCGGGGGTATTTATTTTGGTCAGCCACGCGGTTTGGGTCTGAACGCCGACAAACAACGCGAAGGTTTTAATACGATGCGTTATTCAGAACCCGAAATTGAACGCATTGCACGCGCAACGTTTGAAATTGCTATGAAGCGTAATAAGCGCGTTTGTTCAGTTGATAAGGCCAACGTTTTAGAAGTATCTGAGTTGTGGCGTGAAGTGGTTACACGGGTTGCGCAAGAATATCCTGCGGTGAGTTTGTCGCATATGTATGTTGATAACGCCGCTATGCAATTAGTGGCACGACCGAAACAATTTGATGTGATGGTTACCAGTAATTTGTTTGGCGATATATTGTCAGATATCGCCGCGATGTTAACGGGTTCGATAGGTATGTTGCCATCGGCTTCTTTAAATGAAGACGCCAAAGGTATGTATGAGCCCGTACATGGTTCGGCGCCTGATATCGCAGGCAAAGGCGTTGCGAATCCGATCGCGACGATTTTGTCTTTAGCAATGTTATTGCGTTACACCTTTAACGAAGCCGCATTGGCGGATCGCATAGAGCAGGCGGTAGCTAAAGTGTTAGATGCAGGTTTGCGTTGTGCAGACATTGCAACGGCAGGCACGCGTGTCGTTAGTACCGCAGAAATGGGTGATGCTATTACGCAGGCATTACGTGCATAG
- a CDS encoding SPOR domain-containing protein: MERQVQQRLVGAIVLVALGVIFIPMLFDQSDKQAWLSKTSQIPDEPNITVRDRLAEQEPIPEIVPPPALTETLPALQAELGVTAEDTVLATQNELQARLPAATATVAATIQKTPPKPVIKETKAAPRWWVQVGSFGKQANAQVLKDKLQQQQYKSAIAKLKGTTGIIYRVRVGPVTDRAKADNLLKQLQSKGYRGMVTNDE, from the coding sequence ATGGAACGTCAAGTACAACAACGTTTGGTCGGCGCCATCGTCTTGGTCGCACTCGGTGTTATTTTCATTCCCATGTTGTTTGATCAGTCCGATAAACAGGCCTGGCTCAGCAAAACCTCGCAAATCCCAGACGAGCCTAATATAACCGTACGTGATCGTTTGGCCGAACAAGAACCCATTCCAGAAATTGTGCCGCCGCCGGCGTTAACTGAAACATTGCCTGCTTTGCAAGCTGAGCTGGGTGTTACCGCGGAAGACACCGTGTTAGCGACACAAAATGAATTGCAAGCGCGCTTGCCGGCAGCTACTGCAACCGTTGCTGCGACCATTCAAAAAACACCGCCTAAGCCTGTCATCAAAGAAACTAAAGCAGCACCGCGTTGGTGGGTACAAGTCGGTAGCTTTGGTAAACAAGCGAACGCGCAAGTGTTGAAAGATAAATTGCAACAGCAACAATATAAAAGTGCTATCGCAAAATTAAAAGGTACTACCGGCATTATTTATCGTGTGCGTGTGGGGCCAGTAACGGACCGTGCAAAAGCGGATAATTTGCTAAAACAATTACAGAGCAAAGGTTATCGTGGCATGGTAACGAATGATGAGTAA
- a CDS encoding acetyl-CoA carboxylase carboxyltransferase subunit beta, with translation MNWFEKLIPSKVGNNSKKTSVPEGLWIKCEACSNVLYHEELISNLYVCPKCNNHMRIFARQRLDLFLDAENREEIGADITPIDTLHFKDTKNYKDRLVTFQKNTGETDALVVMRGQLLGNPIVAAAFEFRFIGGSMGSVVGERFVRGAERCLQDNVPFICFTASGGARMQEGLYSLMQMAKTSAALAKLAERGIPFISVLTDPTTGGVSASLAMLGDVNIAEPNALIGFAGQRVIEQTVREKLPAGFQRSEFLLAHGAIDMIVPRGQMRETVASIFSMLHYRSGVKAPVSAA, from the coding sequence ATGAACTGGTTTGAAAAACTGATTCCTTCTAAAGTTGGTAACAACAGCAAAAAAACTTCTGTGCCAGAAGGGTTGTGGATTAAATGTGAAGCGTGCAGCAATGTGCTGTATCACGAAGAGCTGATCAGTAATTTATATGTATGCCCTAAATGTAATAATCATATGCGCATCTTTGCGCGTCAGCGTTTAGATTTATTTTTAGATGCAGAAAACCGTGAAGAAATTGGCGCAGATATTACGCCTATCGATACTTTGCATTTCAAAGATACTAAAAACTATAAAGACCGTTTGGTAACCTTCCAAAAAAATACCGGCGAAACCGATGCCTTAGTGGTGATGCGCGGACAACTGTTAGGTAATCCTATCGTCGCTGCTGCCTTTGAGTTTCGTTTTATTGGCGGTTCTATGGGCTCAGTAGTCGGCGAACGTTTTGTGCGCGGCGCTGAACGTTGCTTGCAGGACAATGTACCTTTTATTTGTTTTACTGCATCCGGTGGCGCACGTATGCAAGAAGGTTTGTATTCATTAATGCAAATGGCAAAAACCAGCGCAGCCTTAGCAAAACTTGCCGAACGCGGCATTCCTTTTATATCAGTTTTAACGGATCCGACTACGGGTGGCGTATCAGCTAGCTTAGCCATGTTAGGCGACGTCAATATTGCGGAACCTAATGCTTTGATTGGTTTTGCTGGTCAACGTGTGATTGAGCAAACCGTGCGCGAAAAATTACCAGCAGGTTTTCAGCGTAGTGAATTTTTATTAGCGCATGGCGCGATTGATATGATTGTACCGCGCGGTCAAATGCGCGAGACCGTCGCTTCAATTTTCAGCATGTTACATTATCGTTCCGGTGTAAAAGCACCTGTGTCCGCGGCCTAG
- the truA gene encoding tRNA pseudouridine(38-40) synthase TruA, whose amino-acid sequence MRIALGLEYNGSAFKGWQYQVHTATVQAAVEAAISKVVNHPIRVVCAGRTDTGVHATAQVIHFDTDVMRDDRAWIFGINANLPKTISVQWFKYVSDDFHARFSALARSYRYILLMRPMRPALLPRYVTWDYRQLNIEFMREALHSLIGQHDFSAFRGAGCQAKSPVREVQYATLTQAGEMMWLDIRANAFLYHMVRNIMGSLIVVGAGVQSPGWLAEVLASRQRERAAATAVPDGLYFTGVYYPEHFNLPNEPRYPHIA is encoded by the coding sequence ATGCGTATCGCCTTAGGGCTAGAATATAACGGCTCCGCATTTAAAGGTTGGCAATATCAAGTGCATACTGCCACTGTACAAGCAGCGGTTGAAGCCGCTATTAGTAAAGTCGTTAATCATCCTATTCGTGTGGTTTGTGCGGGTCGCACCGATACTGGTGTACACGCCACTGCGCAAGTCATCCATTTTGATACTGATGTCATGCGTGATGACCGCGCGTGGATTTTTGGCATCAATGCTAATTTACCTAAAACTATTTCTGTGCAGTGGTTCAAATACGTCAGCGATGATTTTCATGCTCGATTTTCGGCGCTAGCGCGTAGTTATCGTTATATATTATTAATGCGTCCCATGCGTCCCGCTTTATTGCCCCGTTACGTCACATGGGATTACCGACAATTAAATATTGAATTTATGCGTGAAGCTTTGCATAGCCTCATTGGTCAACATGATTTTAGTGCTTTTCGCGGCGCGGGTTGTCAGGCAAAAAGTCCGGTACGTGAAGTGCAATACGCGACGTTAACGCAAGCCGGTGAAATGATGTGGTTGGATATTCGCGCCAACGCATTTTTGTATCATATGGTGCGCAATATTATGGGCAGCTTAATAGTCGTGGGCGCGGGCGTACAATCACCTGGTTGGTTAGCGGAAGTACTGGCAAGCCGCCAACGTGAGCGAGCGGCCGCAACGGCGGTGCCGGATGGTCTGTACTTTACGGGCGTTTATTATCCGGAGCACTTCAATTTGCCTAATGAGCCACGTTATCCTCATATTGCTTAG
- the folC gene encoding bifunctional tetrahydrofolate synthase/dihydrofolate synthase, which translates to MGSTSQPNSLSEWLDWQTRQHFKSIDLTLERVRIVYERLAIARIAPHVITVAGTNGKGSSVALLESILRAAGYRVGCYTSPHILRYNERIVVNQQTISDESLCAIFARIEAARGEIALTYFEYGTLAAFLYFAEQSLDVAILEVGLGGRLDAVNLIDADVALITTIDLDHCEWLGNDRDSIAREKLGIARKGQPLIVAELNPPESIAEIVQRVQPQLYQAGQHFGYHLNNNTWQWWQGPHLRWTDLPKPALLGEHQLQNAAAVLCVLACSQTRLPVTQIAVEQGLREVRLAGRLQRVTENVWIDVAHNPQAMRALVPVLANVSGSWHIVFGVLADKDAKQMLEILEPLVVSWHLITPNNPRALNAEVLAAALPENSQHVAAVTISALPQALLAAQAAAQQTGGQVLVCGSFYTVAEALSVL; encoded by the coding sequence ATAGGATCCACTTCACAGCCTAATTCTTTATCTGAATGGCTAGACTGGCAGACACGCCAGCATTTTAAATCGATTGATCTTACTCTTGAGCGCGTTCGCATTGTGTACGAACGCCTCGCTATTGCCCGCATTGCTCCCCATGTTATTACTGTAGCCGGTACTAATGGCAAAGGTTCTTCGGTTGCTTTATTAGAAAGTATCTTGCGCGCGGCGGGTTATCGTGTGGGTTGTTATACCTCACCTCACATACTGCGATATAACGAACGCATCGTGGTTAATCAGCAAACTATTAGCGATGAAAGTTTATGCGCAATTTTCGCCCGCATTGAAGCGGCGCGTGGAGAGATTGCCTTAACCTATTTTGAATACGGGACGTTGGCGGCTTTTTTATATTTTGCAGAACAATCATTAGATGTCGCTATTTTGGAAGTTGGTTTAGGTGGCAGACTCGATGCAGTGAATTTAATTGATGCCGATGTGGCGTTGATTACAACGATTGATTTAGATCATTGCGAATGGTTAGGTAATGATCGCGATAGCATTGCGCGCGAAAAACTGGGAATTGCGCGTAAAGGTCAGCCGCTGATTGTGGCAGAGTTAAATCCACCCGAGAGCATCGCAGAAATAGTCCAACGCGTGCAGCCGCAGCTCTATCAAGCAGGACAACATTTTGGTTATCACCTCAACAATAACACCTGGCAATGGTGGCAGGGCCCGCATTTGCGCTGGACTGATTTACCTAAGCCGGCTTTACTCGGCGAGCATCAATTACAAAATGCCGCCGCCGTGTTATGCGTTTTAGCCTGTTCGCAGACACGACTGCCGGTAACGCAAATCGCGGTTGAACAGGGCTTGCGTGAGGTGCGTTTAGCTGGACGCCTACAGCGCGTTACTGAAAATGTATGGATAGACGTCGCGCATAATCCGCAGGCAATGCGCGCCCTTGTTCCGGTTTTGGCTAACGTGTCAGGATCCTGGCATATCGTTTTCGGCGTATTGGCGGACAAAGACGCTAAACAGATGTTAGAAATTTTAGAACCGCTCGTGGTTTCGTGGCATTTAATTACACCCAATAATCCACGGGCGCTGAATGCTGAAGTACTAGCCGCGGCGTTGCCAGAAAATTCGCAACACGTCGCCGCTGTAACGATTAGTGCGTTACCACAAGCATTGTTAGCCGCCCAAGCAGCAGCGCAACAAACGGGCGGTCAAGTTTTAGTATGTGGATCATTTTATACCGTGGCCGAAGCATTAAGTGTTCTTTAG
- a CDS encoding tryptophan synthase subunit alpha, with the protein MNRLDQTFALLRESKRAALITYITAGDPQPDATVGFMHALVKAGADVLELGVPFSDPMADGPVIQAAHERALVHNISLRDVLAMVKAFREHNQHTPVVLMGYLNPIEVMGYKTFAQAAQVHGVDGVLTVDMPPEEAVKAVAIFREENLAPIFLIAPTSTPARIARIAELGSGFLYYVSLKGVTGAASLDVGAVTEKLALIRQYSDLPLGVGFGIKDAESARQIGRIADALIVGSALIKQIETHLDSPAQAEKAMAHLVSEIRTALNDLAAANAA; encoded by the coding sequence ATGAATCGACTTGACCAAACATTTGCATTGTTACGCGAATCCAAACGCGCCGCTTTAATTACTTATATTACTGCGGGTGATCCTCAGCCTGATGCAACCGTTGGTTTTATGCATGCATTGGTGAAAGCCGGTGCGGATGTATTGGAATTAGGTGTACCGTTTTCTGATCCGATGGCGGATGGCCCCGTCATTCAAGCCGCACACGAACGCGCGTTAGTGCATAACATAAGCTTACGTGATGTACTCGCGATGGTGAAAGCGTTTCGTGAACACAATCAACATACACCGGTCGTGTTGATGGGTTATTTAAATCCAATCGAAGTTATGGGTTATAAAACTTTCGCACAAGCGGCTCAAGTGCACGGTGTGGATGGTGTGTTGACAGTTGATATGCCGCCGGAAGAAGCGGTTAAAGCAGTGGCTATTTTCCGTGAAGAAAATTTAGCGCCGATTTTTTTAATCGCCCCAACGTCTACTCCTGCACGCATCGCGCGCATTGCAGAACTCGGCAGCGGTTTTTTATACTATGTTTCGCTTAAAGGTGTGACCGGTGCGGCAAGTTTGGATGTTGGCGCAGTAACGGAAAAGTTAGCCTTGATTCGGCAATACAGCGACTTACCCTTAGGCGTAGGTTTTGGTATAAAGGATGCGGAGAGCGCGCGTCAAATTGGTCGAATTGCCGATGCCTTGATCGTAGGCAGCGCCTTGATTAAACAAATTGAAACTCATCTAGACTCGCCAGCGCAGGCTGAAAAAGCCATGGCGCATTTAGTGAGTGAAATACGTACAGCACTGAATGACTTAGCTGCGGCAAATGCAGCTTAA
- the leuD gene encoding 3-isopropylmalate dehydratase small subunit, which produces MQAFTQVTGIVVPLDRPNVDTDAIIPKQYLKSIKRSGFGPTLFDDWRYLDAGEPGMDHSQRRINPDFVLNQGRYQGANILLARDNFGCGSSREHAVWALDDYGIRAVIAPSYADIFFNNSFKNGLLPIILSIDIIDQLFVDVAENAGYKLTIDLHDKNIMQPNGEKIAFDIADYRRHRLLNGLDDIALTLQHAEAIRAYEQQRKQTSPWLFS; this is translated from the coding sequence ATGCAAGCATTTACGCAAGTAACTGGCATTGTCGTGCCGCTTGATCGCCCCAATGTTGATACCGATGCGATTATTCCTAAACAGTATTTGAAATCGATTAAGCGCAGTGGATTTGGTCCAACCTTGTTTGATGATTGGCGTTATCTTGATGCGGGCGAGCCCGGTATGGATCATTCGCAACGCCGAATCAATCCTGATTTCGTGTTAAATCAAGGACGTTACCAAGGCGCGAATATTTTATTAGCACGCGATAATTTTGGTTGTGGTTCATCGCGCGAACACGCCGTCTGGGCTTTGGATGATTATGGCATTCGCGCAGTAATTGCACCGAGTTATGCGGATATTTTCTTTAATAACAGTTTTAAGAATGGTTTATTGCCGATTATTTTGTCGATTGACATTATCGATCAATTGTTTGTCGATGTTGCAGAAAATGCAGGCTATAAATTAACGATTGATTTGCACGATAAAAATATTATGCAACCTAACGGTGAAAAAATAGCCTTTGATATTGCCGATTATCGACGTCATCGTTTGTTGAACGGTTTAGATGACATTGCTTTAACCTTGCAACACGCTGAGGCTATTCGAGCGTATGAGCAGCAACGTAAACAAACCTCGCCTTGGTTATTTTCTTGA
- a CDS encoding phosphoribosylanthranilate isomerase, with the protein MKPRIRVKICGITREEDALAAAQCGADAIGLVFYPPSARHVSVSQARQIAAQVPPFVTVVGLFLDATEEAIRAVLEEVPLDMLQFHGRETAAECDRWGYRYLKSVPMKDQPDLHDFMLRYPNAAGFLLDTVSAGEAGGSGQVFAWQALPTNLTHPTILAGGLTPENVSSAMTQTNCYAVDVSSGVEDGKGIKSLKKIRAFMTEVRAYESH; encoded by the coding sequence ATGAAGCCGCGAATCCGAGTGAAAATCTGCGGCATTACGCGTGAAGAAGATGCGCTCGCAGCAGCACAATGTGGCGCGGATGCGATTGGTCTGGTGTTTTATCCTCCGAGCGCGCGTCATGTGAGTGTGTCGCAAGCGCGGCAAATTGCCGCACAGGTTCCACCTTTTGTAACCGTCGTCGGTTTGTTTTTAGATGCGACGGAAGAGGCAATTCGTGCAGTATTAGAGGAAGTTCCGCTCGATATGCTGCAATTCCATGGTCGAGAAACGGCCGCAGAGTGTGATCGTTGGGGGTATCGTTATTTAAAATCCGTGCCCATGAAAGATCAACCGGATTTACACGATTTTATGCTTCGCTATCCAAACGCAGCCGGTTTTTTATTAGACACGGTTTCTGCTGGCGAAGCCGGTGGTTCGGGGCAAGTATTTGCTTGGCAGGCGTTACCGACTAACCTTACACACCCCACCATTTTAGCGGGTGGCCTCACACCGGAAAATGTGAGCTCAGCCATGACTCAAACGAATTGTTATGCCGTAGATGTGAGCAGTGGTGTTGAAGATGGAAAAGGCATTAAATCATTGAAAAAAATACGCGCTTTTATGACGGAAGTCCGAGCTTATGAATCACATTAA
- a CDS encoding CvpA family protein — MMGFAWIDITIVLVMLISIGIGAFRGFTREALSLATWIMASVLSITLAGKLAPMLSDSIETPQFRIAIAMAILFVLSMVAGGLITFLMMGLLQASHLQGIDRSIGIVFGLLRGVIVISILVMCGVFSNIHHASWWQESSLLPYFTTLLHWLKNVMPSDIAQYILV; from the coding sequence GTGATGGGTTTTGCGTGGATTGATATTACCATTGTATTAGTAATGCTAATCTCAATTGGGATAGGCGCATTCCGTGGCTTTACTCGCGAAGCGTTATCATTAGCTACCTGGATTATGGCGTCGGTATTATCGATTACTTTAGCCGGCAAATTAGCGCCGATGTTGTCCGACAGTATTGAAACTCCGCAATTTCGAATTGCCATTGCGATGGCTATTTTGTTTGTGCTGAGTATGGTGGCGGGTGGTTTAATCACTTTTTTAATGATGGGTTTATTGCAAGCGTCACATCTGCAAGGTATAGATCGTAGTATCGGTATTGTGTTTGGTTTATTACGCGGCGTGATTGTTATTTCGATTTTAGTTATGTGCGGTGTATTTAGTAATATTCATCACGCGAGCTGGTGGCAAGAATCAAGTTTATTACCTTATTTTACGACGTTGTTACATTGGTTGAAAAATGTAATGCCGAGTGATATTGCGCAATATATTTTAGTTTAA
- the trpB gene encoding tryptophan synthase subunit beta, translating into MNHINYHAYPDENGHFGEFGGRFVSETLMAPIEELTAAYERYRDTPEFLNELHSDLKHYVGRPSPLYFAERLTKEWGGAKIYLKREDLNHTGAHKINNTIGQALLAKRMGKTRVIAETGAGQHGVATATVAARLGLECVVYMGEDDIVRQAPNVYRMRLLGATVVAVKSGSRTLKDAMNEAMRDWVTNVDNTFYIIGTVAGPHPYPAMVRDFQAIIGREAREQIQLAEQRLPDALIACVGGGSNAIGLFYPFLNDADVAMYGVEAGGHGLNTGEHAAPLSAGKPGVLHGNRTYLMEDENGQIKATHSISAGLDYPGVGPEHSWLKDSGRVNYVNATDAEAMAAFHLLTRKEGIIPALESAHAIAYAAKLAPQMSAKQIIIINLSGRGDKDVNTVANLQGITL; encoded by the coding sequence ATGAATCACATTAATTATCATGCATATCCCGATGAAAACGGCCACTTTGGTGAATTTGGTGGACGCTTCGTATCTGAAACTTTAATGGCACCTATTGAAGAGTTAACCGCTGCATACGAGCGTTATCGCGACACGCCAGAATTCCTTAATGAATTGCACTCTGATTTAAAACATTACGTGGGTCGACCTTCGCCATTATATTTTGCTGAACGTTTAACAAAAGAATGGGGCGGCGCAAAAATTTATTTAAAGCGCGAAGATTTAAACCATACCGGCGCGCATAAAATTAACAACACGATTGGCCAAGCATTATTAGCAAAACGCATGGGTAAGACTCGTGTGATTGCAGAAACAGGCGCAGGTCAACACGGTGTAGCAACCGCAACGGTAGCCGCACGTTTAGGATTGGAATGCGTAGTGTATATGGGCGAAGACGATATCGTCCGCCAAGCACCGAATGTTTATCGCATGCGTTTATTAGGCGCAACCGTGGTTGCCGTTAAATCAGGCTCGCGCACGTTGAAAGATGCAATGAATGAAGCGATGCGAGATTGGGTGACTAATGTCGATAATACTTTTTATATTATTGGTACTGTTGCAGGACCGCATCCTTATCCCGCGATGGTGCGTGATTTTCAAGCTATTATTGGGCGTGAAGCGCGCGAACAAATTCAATTAGCAGAACAACGTTTACCCGATGCATTAATTGCATGTGTGGGCGGCGGCTCAAATGCGATTGGATTATTTTATCCGTTTTTAAATGATGCCGATGTTGCTATGTATGGTGTAGAAGCAGGTGGTCACGGACTTAATACAGGCGAACATGCTGCACCATTAAGTGCGGGTAAGCCCGGTGTTTTACACGGTAACCGTACTTATTTAATGGAAGATGAAAATGGACAAATTAAAGCCACACATTCTATTTCGGCAGGTTTAGATTATCCCGGTGTAGGCCCTGAACATTCCTGGTTAAAAGATAGCGGCCGCGTTAATTATGTTAATGCGACCGATGCAGAAGCGATGGCGGCATTTCATTTGTTAACGCGCAAGGAAGGCATTATTCCCGCGTTAGAAAGTGCGCATGCGATTGCTTATGCGGCTAAGCTCGCCCCGCAAATGTCGGCTAAACAAATTATTATTATTAATTTATCCGGTCGCGGTGATAAAGACGTGAATACCGTGGCTAATTTGCAAGGCATTACGTTATGA
- a CDS encoding aspartate-semialdehyde dehydrogenase produces MSKKVNVAVVGATGAVGEAMLAILAERKFPVDQVFPLASERSAGKTIEFNGKHIRVGNLAEFDFSKTPIGLFSAGASVSAEYAPKAAAAGCVVIDNTSQFRYDDDIPLVVPEVNPHKIAEYKNRGIIANPNCSTIQMLVALKPIYDAVGIERINVATYQAVSGTGKEAIEELAQQTANLLNGKAADCEVYPKQIAFNVLPHIDVFMDNGYTKEEMKMVWETQKIMGDDTIMVNPTAVRVPVFYGHSEALHIETRRKISVEDARALLAKAPGVVVLDERKAGGYATAVTEGANHDPVYVSRIREDVSHPRGLNLWVVADNVRKGAALNSVQIAELLLKNYL; encoded by the coding sequence ATGAGTAAGAAAGTGAATGTTGCGGTAGTTGGTGCTACCGGCGCTGTCGGTGAAGCTATGTTAGCCATTTTGGCTGAGCGTAAATTTCCCGTTGATCAAGTGTTCCCGTTGGCGAGCGAACGCTCCGCGGGTAAAACGATAGAATTTAACGGCAAGCACATCAGAGTCGGAAATTTAGCGGAATTTGATTTTAGTAAAACGCCGATTGGTTTGTTTTCAGCAGGCGCTTCAGTATCAGCAGAGTATGCGCCGAAAGCCGCAGCTGCGGGTTGCGTTGTGATCGACAACACGTCGCAGTTTCGTTATGACGATGATATTCCCTTAGTCGTGCCTGAAGTTAATCCGCACAAAATTGCGGAGTATAAAAATCGCGGCATTATCGCAAACCCTAATTGTTCAACGATTCAAATGCTGGTGGCTTTAAAGCCTATTTATGATGCGGTAGGTATTGAGCGCATTAATGTGGCGACTTACCAAGCGGTATCGGGTACCGGTAAAGAAGCGATTGAAGAGCTGGCTCAACAAACGGCTAATTTGTTAAATGGTAAAGCCGCTGATTGCGAAGTCTATCCAAAACAAATCGCTTTTAATGTGTTGCCGCATATCGACGTATTTATGGATAACGGCTACACCAAAGAAGAAATGAAAATGGTCTGGGAAACTCAGAAGATCATGGGCGACGACACCATTATGGTTAATCCTACCGCAGTGCGTGTGCCTGTGTTTTACGGTCATTCGGAAGCGCTTCATATTGAAACGCGCCGCAAGATCAGCGTTGAAGATGCCCGTGCTTTATTGGCCAAAGCGCCCGGCGTAGTAGTGTTAGATGAGCGCAAAGCAGGCGGTTACGCGACCGCTGTAACAGAAGGTGCTAATCATGATCCCGTCTATGTCAGCCGCATTCGCGAAGATGTCTCGCATCCGCGGGGGCTAAACTTGTGGGTTGTGGCGGACAATGTGCGTAAAGGGGCAGCACTTAATAGCGTGCAAATTGCTGAATTGTTGCTTAAAAACTATCTGTAA